The Triticum urartu cultivar G1812 chromosome 5, Tu2.1, whole genome shotgun sequence genome contains the following window.
AAGGGGCAATAGGGACGGACGTGGTCCTTGATAGTGTAATAGTAAAGGTGAAGCAACTGGTGAACTTCAGGCTTGATAAGGAGTATGGGGCCGAAGAGGTGAAGGCTGCTCTTTTTCAGGTGTTCCCCACAAAGGTGTCGGGCCCGAACGGAAACCCAACACATTTTTCAGTGTCACTAGGATGTTTGTGGGGATGAGGCAACAAAAGCAGTACTAAGCATCCATAATGGGACTGAGTGTTGGAAAACGTACTAGAAACAAAAAAAAATCGTCCTACGATCACCCAGgaacaatatgaagatgcatataGGGTTTGGATCAACGATCGTTACCGACTCTGAAGTGCAATGGAAGTACACGAGTCAGTGTAGATCGTACTTGGAGTCCCTCAAACCATTGATGACGATCTCGCAAACCATAGACATagtggaaacacaagaagaaatAGTAACAAAAGATTTTTTGGGGGGTATTTTTGGAAATTATGGAAAACAAAGAAGAAGGCAAAAAGGCAAAAGGCAACTAGACAGGAAAATAGAAACAAACAAAATAGAAGTGTTTCTACGAAGGCACCTGGTTTGGTACATGATGACTCCCCGGCAACAATGCCATAAATTCTTTTGCTACTCTCGTAGGAGTTGTTGGATTTCCCAGAAGAGGAATGTTGATGTAGCACAATATCAgaaagtatttccctcagttaagaaccaaggtttaCCGAACCAGTAAGAGGCACTACACTAACAACATAAACAATATCTGCACACAAACACATCAATTTCTTGCACGCAACAAACACAAGGGGGACGTCACTCcccttgttcttgatggttacaaGATTAAAAGCAGATATAGTGATAGGCAATGTAGCAAAAATAGTAAAGAGCAAACAATAGGAGCTTTTGTattaatggagaatagaccctaGGGCCATAGGTTCACTAGTGGCATCTCTCTTGAAAGCATGTAGTGACATGGTAGACAAAATTTTGCCGGACAATTGACAGAATAGCGCAAATTATAACTATGATTATTCATGGCATAATCTCACATAGGCATTACATTTGTGATAAGTAGACCATTAGTCCAACTGCAtctactgaaggaaatatgccctagaggcaataataaagttattatttatttccttatatcatgataaatgtttattattcatgctagaattgtattaaccggaaacataatacatgtgtgaatacatagacaaacagagtgtcagtagtatgcctctacttgactagctcgttgatcaaagatggttatgtttcctaaccatagacatgagttgtcatttgattaatgggatcacatcattaggagaatgatgtgattgacttgacccatttgttagcttagcacttgatcgtttagtttgttgctattgctttcttcatgacttatacatgttcctatgactattagattatgcaactcccgtttaccggacgaacactttgtgcgctaccaaacgtcacaacgtaactggatgattataaaggtgctctacaggtgtctccgaaggtacttgttgggttggcgtatttcgagattaggatttgtcactccggttgttggagaggtatctctgggccctctcggtaatgcacatcatctaagccttgcaagcattgcaactaatgagttagttgcgagatgatgtattacggaacgagtaaagagacttgccggtacgagattgaactacgtattgagatgccgacgatcgaatctcgggcaagtaacataccgatgacaaagggaacaacgtatgttgttatgcggtttgaccgataaagatcttcgtagaatatgtaggagccaatatgagcatccaggttccgctattggttattgaccggagacgtgtctcagtcatgtctacatagttctcgaacccgtagggtccgcacgcttaaacttcgatgacggttatattatgagtttatgtgttttgatgtaccgaaggagtttgaagtcccggatgagatcggggacatgaggaggagtctcaaaatggtcgagacataaagatcgatatattggacgattatattcggacatcggaaaggttccgagtgattcgggtattttcgggagtaccggggagttacgggaattcatattgggccttaatgggccatacgggaaaggagagaaaggcctcaaagggtggccgcacccctccccatgggatggtccgaattggactagggagggggggcgcccccttccttccttcttcttttcccttccctttccttccctcctactcctactacttggaaggactcctagttctactaggaaagggggaatcctactcccggtgggagtaggactccctagggcacgccatagatagggccggccctccccctcctccactcctttatatacgggggcaggggcaccccaaagacacaacaattgatctcttgatctcttagccgtgtgcggtgccccccctccaccataatccacctcgatcatatcgtagcggtgcttaggcgaagccctgcgtcggtagaacatcatcatcgtcaccacgccgtcatgctgatgaaactctccctcaacactcggctggatcggagctcgagggacgtcatcgagttgaatgtgtgctgaactcggaggcgccgtgcgttcggtacttggatcggtcggatcgtgaagacgtacgactacatcaaccgcattgtgctaacgcttccgctttcggtctacgagggtacgtcgacaacactctcccctctcgttgctatgcatcaccatgatcttgcgtgtgcgcaggaatttttttgaaataactACGTTCGCcaacatctactactattactccaccccaagaccgctatccagcatgcatttcAAAGTATTAATTTCATAATAAACAAAGTAACGCAATAAGAAAGATAGCATAATATAGATAGAAAGAGATCAATCAATATGACCAAACCCCATCGTTTTACACTTAGTGGgaacaatataatacgtgccttcGCCCCTCCTGTCACAGAGAAAGGtcgccgcaagattgaacccactactaTGCACAACTCCCTTTGAAAACCTAGTCATCTAATTGGTCAGAAAAGACTCACAGATCGGAAATCATACATAGCTACAAAAATACACAAGAGAAATACTTCAAGACAATCAATATAAATTAATGAACAATATGATCATAATTccgcaattcatcggatcccaacaaacatgTCACgggaattacatcgaatagatctctgaAGAGATTGTTGTACTGAAGATCAATAGAGAGAGAtatagggagagagagagatccatctagctactactatGGACCAATATGCCCtgaaagaactactcacacatcatcatggaggcaacaaggttgatgaagatggcctccccaatgattcccccctccgggaATAGGGCTTCAGATGGGATCACTTCGGAATAGAGGCTTGCAGTGGCGATAATATTATTTCGTGTCTCACTTCGAGGATTTCTGAATACATGGGAATTTATGGGTCAGGAATTAAGGAAAATAGAGCTATAGGGGTCCCACAAGCCAGGGTGGCACGCCCTACACCCCAGGGCACGCTCTCTGccttgtggggccctcgtggGTCTTCTTTCCTCCCTCGAAGCATTTAGGGTCTCTTTTTATCTAGAAAAAATCTTCAaaaagttttgtcatctttggatTTCTATAGGTATGGATTTTTAAAAAACCCAAgaacatgcaaaaaatagaaactaGCACTGGACACTAAATTAATATGTTAGTCtagaaaaataatataaaatgacATAGAAAGCATATATAagtgataatataatagcatttacaattaaaaattatagttATATTTGAGACGTATCAGCAGCCCGCCCGTGCGTTTGGGATGGATATGGGGGGGTCCGGGTGTAGATGCTCTAACTGTCATGTATGTGAGGCATACCCATCTATGCCAACTCATTAATAAATTTCTGTTTAGATTGTACATACTTAGCTTTCAAGTTATGTTTGTGTGTGTGCGTGACACAAGTCCATCATGTTATGTAATCTAAGTTATTGTGATGGAGCTTGTGCCATTGAGGATATTCCGGTAACAATGTATCTCATTACTGATAGCATCCTTGTTATAATAACAATGCTCAAGATCAGGAAAACAAGATCATCATCAATAcatgagctagtcttagaggcatGACTAGGGATCACATTGGTGTTTATGTTTCCACGCATGTATCTGGGTTTTTTCTATGAATCTCATATCCAAGAACTAATACACTTATAAGACAAAAATATAAACATGATAATGAACATGGAAATATAATAGTAAaaattattgcctctagggcataattCCGACAATTACAAGTTTCCTTCTTTATCAAAAtataataggaagtaataagatGCTTCCTTTTTATAGCATTTGAATTAAATAGATTTAACCAAAGGAAGAAGTGTGTAAATATTGTATTCATCCTCGAGAACACATGATGATTTACTACCAAATATAAGGTATGTATGGTATATAATTATGAGTCATCAATGATTGCTTGACATATTGGGGAATGTAAAGAACCCACTCATTTTTTTCTAGCTATAAGTACCACCAAACATAAACATCTCAAACAACACAAATACCAAAGAAACCACCAGCTAGCTTGCTTCAAATCTTAAGTAATGGCGCTAACAAAAGTTGCTCTCTTCCTTGCCCTCAACCTTGGTCTCATTGCTATTGTGCATGGTAACCCTCCAATGGTTCCTACACCACCTTTGGTGCCTACCCCACCTATTGCACCGACACCATCGAATGGTGGTTCCTGCCCAATCAACCCACTAAAGATAACTGTGTGCAGCAATGTATTGTTGCTACTCAAGCTCCGGATCAACGTGCCGGAGACCGAGCAATGTTGCCCACTGCTTAGTGGGTTGGCTGATCTAGATGCCGCTGTCTGTGTTTGCACTGCCATCAAGGCCAACCTCCTTGGCCTCATCGACGTCGACATTCCCGTCGACCTGACCCTCCTACTCAACCATTGTAACAAGACATATCCCTCTAGGTTCACCTGCTCGCCATGAGCCATGATCAACTGTACCTCTCCAAAACATTCTCATAATTGTCATGCATGTGAGGCATACCCATCTATGCCAACTCATTAATAAATTTATGTTAGATTATATATTTAGATTTCAAGTTATGTTTGTGTGTGTGACATAAGTGtatcatgcatgttatgtaatcaaaTTTATTGAGATGGAGCTTGTCTCATTGAAGATATTTCCTACAACATATGAGATCATTATAAATAATTCAAAACGACATCGCAGCTGATCGTTTAAACCATCTATCTATATACGACATATTTATGAATTTTTACAACCGGTTCTATAGTCTATGGAAACATCTATGACATTTGGATCTTACTATGAACCATATGTTGACAGTTACTTATCATTGCTGGTTTAAGAGATTTCTTTGTTCTCGACTagatgtgttgattatgttcatGTGGGGTGCAAACTCTATAAACTAGTGACAGCTTGCGCGTTGCTGCGAGATTTTGTTGTTGCGAAGATGATAACAATTGaaatcagttatatgccaaattttATTTACATACAGTGACTGCTGTATTTGTTTTATAACATGCATCACCCGCAGATGATTTAAACAAtttaaaagaaaaataaattgGAAAGCCCAAGAGCTGGAATAGTTCCTGGCTTCCTACATGAATCATCCTTCATGGTCTGTTTTTGAACATAGTTAAAATGGCCATATAAAATGAATAATATGTCAAGATCCAAATTACTCAATATAGTAACACTTTGTAAAAGGAATAATTCAGAATAGTGACCCATTTCATTGTTGTAGTTTTTTTTAACACTGTatagacgcaagcgctcatatacacgcgcatacactcatccctatgaacgcacacacgcacaccttATCCCTATAAGCACCTCCGAAAGattgagccggcatatcatcttgaaatttatggtgacttcgtaaatttcatTGTTGTAGTTTATTAGTTGTGCAAAcagttggggaacgcagtaatttcaaaaattttcctacgcacacacaggatcatggtgatgcatagcaatgagaggggagagtgttgtctacgtaccctcatagaccgaagcggaagcgttgacgcaacgtagaggaagtagtcgtacgtcttcccggttcaaccgatccaagcaccgttactccggaacctccgagttcttggcacacgttcagctcgatgacgcaccccgagctccgatccagcaaagcttcggggaggagttccgtcagcacgatggcgtggtgacgatgatgatgttctaccggcgcagggcttcacctaagcactgcaatgatatgaccgagggggaatatggtggaggggggcaccgcacacggctaaggaacgatcacgaagatcaacttgtgtgttctagggtgcccccctgcccccgtatataaaggagcaaggggggaggccggccggccgtATGGGGTGCGCCAAAggaaggggggagtcctcctcctagtgggagtaggactcccctttcctagtccaactaggaagagagagggggaaggaaagagagggagagggagagggaaaggggggccgcgccccccctcctagtccaattcggactccccatgggggggcgccacctcctgggctgcagccctctctctcccctcaggcccactaaggcccaatacttccccggggggttccggtaacccctccggcactctggttttctccgaaatcacccggaacacttccggtgtccaaatgtagccgtccaatatatcaatctttatgtctcgaccatttagagactcctcgtcatgttcgtgatcacatccgggactctgaactaacttcggtacatcaaaaaccataaactcataatataactgtcatcgaaacattaagcgtgcggaccctacggttcgagaacaatgtagacatgaccgagacacgtctccggtcaataaccaatagcgggacctggatgcccatattgtctcctacatattctacaaagatctttatcggtcagaccgcataacaacatacgttgttccctttgtcatcggtatattacttgcccgagattcgatcatcggtatccaatacctagttcaatctcattaccggcaagtctctttactcgttccgtaatacatcatctctcaactaacatattagttgtaatgcttgcaaggcttatgtgatgtgcattaccgagagggcccagagatacctctccgacaatcggagtgacaaatcctaatctcgaaatacgccaacccaacatgtacctttggagacacctgtagagctcctttataatcacccagttacgttgtgacgtttggtagcacacaaagtgttcctccggcaaacgggagttgcataatctcatagtcataggaacatgtataagtcatgaagaaagcaatagcaacatactaaacgatcgggtgctaagctaatggaatgggtcatgtcaatcagatcattcaactaatgatgtgatctcgttaatcaaataacaactctttgttcatggttaggaaacataaccatctttgattaacgagctagtcaagtagaggcatactagtgacactctgtttgtctatatattcacacatgtattatgtttccggttaatacaattctagcatgaataataaacatttatcatgatataaggaaataaataataactttattattgcctctagggcataattTCGTTCAGtctccacttgcactagagtcaataaactagattacatagtaatgatctAACAcaatggagtcttggtgctgatcatgttttttttgctcgtggaagaggcttagtcaacgggtctggctacattcagatccgttatgtatcttgcatctctatgtctcccacctggactagatccggGATGGATTGAAGCGTCTCTTAATGTGTTTTggtctcttgtgaaatctggattcctttgcaaggcaattgcaccagtatgtGACAAAGATTTTCATTgcacccgatgcactaggtatgacacctagatcagatatgaactccttcatccagactccttcatttgctgcttccgaaagcagctatgtactccgcttcacatgtagatctcCCACGACACTTTGTTTAGACTGCACCAACTACAACTCCAcagtttaatgtaaacacgtatccgtttgcgattagaatcgtccggatcagtgtcagcttgcatcaacgtactttacgatgagctctttgtcactccaatgaagaaacatatccttagtcctttcaggtatttcaggatgtctTGAacctgtccagtgatctactccttgGCACTttgtacctccctgctagacttatggcaggcacacatcaggtctggtaccagcattgcatacatgatagagcctatggctgaagcatagggaaacATTTCATTTCTCTCTACTTCTGTAGTGGTCCGGGCATTGAGTCCTTCCTCATTTCACCTTGTAACACAGGGCAAGAAacccctttctttgcttgatcccatttttgaacttcttcaaaactttgtcaaggtatgtgcctTTGTGAAAGTCCATTAAGCCgtccttgatctatctctatagactTTAATgccctaatatgtaagcagctttacgaggtctttcattgaaaactcttattcaagtatccttttatgcatccAGGAAATTCCTTATATTAtcccgattagtaatatgtccaTCCACATAtaatcagaaatgctacagagctccccaCTCACTTTCTGTAAAAtacacaggcttctccaaaagtctgtataaaaccaaatgctttgttcacactatcaaagcgtttattccactctccgagaggcttgcaccagtccataaatggatcaccgGAGCTTGCAACACTTtgtagctccctttggatcgataaaacttctggttgcatcatatacaccTCTTCTTCCagaatccattcaggaatgccaGTTTTTTCCATCCATTTTGCAAATTTCatatcataaaatgcagcaattgctaacatgatcggacagacttaagcatccgcgcttacgggtgagaaggtctcatccgtagtcaatcccttgaaccttgtcgaaaaaccttttgcgacaatcgaggctttgtagacagtaacattccCGTCCAGGCGTCAGTctttcttcttgaagatccatttatctcaattgcttgccgaccATCAGGCAAGTCACAAAGTCCACttttttctcatacatggatcatctcagatttcatgctTTCAAGCCATTTTTGCGGAATCTGGGTCCACCATGgctcttcatagttcgtaggttttcatcatgatctagtagcatgacttcagAACAGTATTACcggtaccactctggcgcggatctcaatctggttgatctacgaggttcagtagtattgttctaagtttcatgatcatcatcatagcttctcactaactggtgtaggtgtcaactgaaacagttttctgtgatgcactactttccaataagggagcaggtagtTCCTCGTGTCATTTCTACTTTCCTCCACtaacttctttcgagagaaactcttctctagaaaggatccatttagCAATGAATGCCTTGCCTTTCGAtctctgtgatagaaggtgtaccaacagtctcctttgggtatcctatggaagacacatttctccgatttgggtttcgagctatcaggttgaagtttttttcacataagcatcgcagccccaactTAAGAGAAATGACAACTCTTTGGTTCTTGCCAAACCattagttcataaggcgtcgtctcacgGATTCGAATGGTGCCTATTaccgtgaatgcggccgtctctaaagcataaccaaaacgatagcggtaaatcagtaagagacatcatagatcgcacatATCTAGTAAGTATGATTACGGACGTTTcgggacacaccattacgctgtggtgttccgggtggcatgagttgcgaaacatTCAACATtgttttcaaatgtacaccaaaactcgtaactcaaatattctctccatgatcagatcatagaaactttttttctgtgttacgatgattttcaacttcactctgaaattctttgaattttcaaatgtttcagccttatgtttcattaagtagatatacccatattctgttcttaaatcatctgtgaaggtgagaaaataacgatatccgcccaCGAGCCTCAACGTTCATCGAACACAtaacatctgtatgtatgatttcaaTAAATCTGTTGTCTCTCTCCTAGTACCGGTAACGGAACGTCGTTTtaagtcatcttgcccacgagcaCGGTTCGGCAAGTAccaattgattcataatcaaggtgggtccaaaagtccatcagtatggagtttcttcatgcgcttttacaccgatatgacctaaatggcagtgccacaaataagttgcactatcattatcaactctgcatcttttgcttcaacattatgaatatgtgtatcactactatcgagattcatcaaaatagACCACTCTCAAAGGTGCATGACATAAAAGattattactcatataaatagaacaaccattattctctgatttaaatgaataaaccgtctcgcatcaaacaagatccagatataatgttcatgctcaacgctggacCAAATAACaatatttaggtctaatactatcCCCGAAGgttagatgtagaggtagcgtgccgacccgcgatcacatcgactttggaaccattcccacgcgcatcgtcacctcgtcctttggcCAGTGTTGCTTatcgtagtccctgtttcgagttgcaaatatagCAACAGaacagtatcaaatacccaggtgctattGTGACCATAgttaaggtacacatcaataacatgtatatcacatacaCTTTGTTCATcacttgccatccttcttatccgccaaatacttgggcagtccgcttccagtgaccagttgcTTGCAGTAGaacactcagtttcaggcttaggtctagacttgggtttcttctcttgaggcAGCACAACTGCTTGCTGTTCTCTTGAAGTTCCCTTCTTCTTCTTTGCCCTTTTTCCTtgaactagtggtcttgttgaccattcACACTTGATGCTCTTTTTTGATTTCTACTCAcaagctttcagcattgcgagaGCTCGAGATAGTCTTATTCAATCCTTGCATATATAGTTCAATCACGAAGCCTCTTGGTAGCTTgtgcagtgattggagaattctaaTCTATGACgccaatcatctggaagattactcccattgaaatcaagtgattattataacccagacattttgagtatatgctcactgaactatctctccatcttgcagctatagaacttattggagacttccaTATCTCTCATCCGGCATTTGCTTTGAAATATTACTTCAAGTctgaacatctcatatgctccatgacgttcaaaacgtcgtttgAAGTCGATTCTAAgcccgtaaagcatggcacactgaactatcgagtagtcatcagctttgctctgcagacgttcataacatcctgGTGTTGCTCCCAGCAGCAGGCCtgacctagcggtgcttccagacgtaattcttctgtgcagcaatgaggataatcctcaaattacggaccagtccgtgtaattgctacatCATCTTTCACTTTGGCTTCTCAAGGACGCATTAAATTcacagaacaacagcacgggcatatctacaatcaacatcaagcagatactatcagggactaagttcatgataaatttaagttcaattaatattactaaaagaactcccacttagatagacatccctctatcttctaagtgatcacgtgatcaaatcaactaaaccataaccgatcatcacgtgaagaTGGATTAGTCTtcatggtgaacatcattatgtgatcatatctactacatgattcacggctcgaccttttggtctctgtgttccgaggccatatctgcatatgctaggctccgtcaagtataacccgagtatctgcgtgtgcaaaactggcttgcacccgtgtagatggacgtagagcttatcacacccgatcatcacgtggtgtctggggaaccgacgaactttggcaacggtgcatactcagggaacacttcttgataattagtgagagatcatcttataatggctaccgtcaatcaaagcagataagatgcataaaaagataaacatcacatgcaatcaataaagtgattatgatatggccatcattcttgtgcttgtgatctccatctccgaagcacgtcatgatcaccatcgtcacccggcgcgataccttgatctccatcgtagcatcgttgtcgtctcgccaatcttatgcttctacgactattcGCTAACCCCGCTTaggtgataaagtaaagcattacagggcgattgcatgcatacaataaagcgacaaccatatggctctgccagttgccaataactcggttacaaaacatcatctcatacaataaatttagcatcatgtcttgaccatatcacatcacaacatgccctggcaaacaagttagacgcctcctctactttgttgttggcAAGTTTTACGTGCTGTACCGGGCTTAGCAAGAAAATCCTTACTACGCATCAAAACCCAACGATAGTTTTGTCAAGTTGGTGGCTGTTTTAGCAAGGACCGGGCGtaagccacactcggttcaactaaagtggagaaactgtcaccccgcaagccacctctgtgcaaagcacgtcgggagaaccggtctcgcgtagagtacgcgtaatgtcggtccgggccgcttcgttcCAACAATACCCGCTGAACAAAGtaatgacatgctggtaagcagttatgacttatatcgcccacaactcacttgttcTACCTCGTGCATATAAACAtcaaccataaaacctaggctctgataccactgtgggggaaacgcagtaatttcaaaaattttcctacgacaCACAGATCATGgttgatgcatagcaacgagaggggagagtgttgtctacataccctcgtagaccgaagaggagcgttgacgcaacgtagaggaagtagtcgtacgtcttcccggttcaaccgatccagcaccgttactccggcatcCCGAGTTCtgggcacacgttcagctcgcgATGACGTACCCCGAGCTCCGATcacagcaaagcttcggggaggagttccgtcagcacgacggcgtggtgacatgATGATGTTCTACCCGGGGCAGGGCTTTCGCCTAAGCACTGGCAACGATATGACGAGGTGGAAtatgtggagggggcaccgcacacggctaaggaacgatcacgaagatcaacttgtgtgttctagggtgccgcccccgtatataaggagcaaggggggaggccggcggGCCCTATGGGGGTGCGCCAAAgggagggggagtcctcctcctagtgggagtaggactccctttctagtccaactaggaagagagagggggaggaaagagagggagagggagagggaaaggggggcgcgcccccctctagtccaattcggactcccatggggggggggggcgccacctcctgggctgcagccctctctctccctcgggcccactaaggcccaattacttccccggggggttcggTAACCCCTCCCGGCActgcactccggttttctccgaaatcacccggaaccaACTTTCGGTGTCAAATG
Protein-coding sequences here:
- the LOC125556529 gene encoding cortical cell-delineating protein-like, whose product is MALTKVALFLALNLGLIAIVHGNPPMVPTPPLVPTPPIAPTPSNGGSCPINPLKITVCSNVLLLLKLRINVPETEQCCPLLSGLADLDAAVCVCTAIKANLLGLIDVDIPVDLTLLLNHCNKTYPSRFTCSP